In the genome of Mucilaginibacter defluvii, one region contains:
- a CDS encoding DUF1345 domain-containing protein codes for MSGINPKLHKPKGFFLRIDAHYRILFALLVAGGTYFIFHNKSVPATILTTWIGFAASIIILDWIVIFGAHPREIRKIASIEDSSRTLIFIIVLCSAIISLAAIYILLKSTKWHTDDEIAAHVFLSLGAVITSWWLVHTIFTLRYAHIYYDTQLHATNRGLQFPDESQPDYLDFVYFSFVIGMTFQVSDVEISSRRIRRLALVHSLVSFVFNTAIVALSINIVSSLISN; via the coding sequence ATGAGCGGTATCAACCCCAAATTGCATAAACCTAAAGGCTTCTTTCTGCGGATCGACGCGCATTACCGTATCCTTTTCGCGCTATTGGTAGCAGGCGGAACGTATTTTATCTTCCATAATAAATCAGTACCGGCAACTATACTTACTACCTGGATCGGCTTTGCCGCCAGCATTATTATTTTGGACTGGATAGTGATATTCGGCGCTCACCCGCGAGAGATACGAAAGATAGCGAGCATTGAAGATTCGAGCCGTACATTGATCTTCATCATCGTTTTGTGCTCGGCCATCATCAGTCTGGCCGCTATATACATTCTGCTAAAATCAACCAAATGGCACACCGATGATGAAATAGCGGCCCATGTGTTTCTTTCGTTAGGCGCGGTAATAACATCCTGGTGGCTGGTGCATACCATTTTTACGTTACGCTACGCACATATTTATTATGATACACAACTGCACGCCACCAACCGTGGCCTGCAATTTCCTGATGAATCACAACCCGATTACCTGGACTTTGTGTATTTCTCCTTTGTTATTGGCATGACTTTCCAGGTCTCCGATGTGGAAATATCCTCGCGCCGCATACGTCGGCTTGCGCTGGTACATAGCCTCGTGTCCTTTGTTTTTAATACCGCCATTGTTGCGCTAAGCATCAATATTGTTTCGAGCCTCATATCAAACTAA
- the argH gene encoding argininosuccinate lyase, translating to MSKLWQKTTNVNQLVEDFTVGRDREFDRQMAAFDVLGSLAHTRMLQSINLMSAEDLKLVQGELKNIYKEIANGDFVIEDHVEDVHSQVELLLTRRIGEAGKKIHSGRSRNDQVLVDLKLFFRHELQQVVTETESLFKQLIALSEKHKDVLLPGYTHLQVAMPSSFGLWFGAYAESLADDLELVLAAYKITNKNPLGSAAGYGSSFPLNRTLTTQLLGFDRLNYNVVYAQMGRGKTERIIAQALSSIAATLAKMAMDQCLYLSQNFAFVSYPENLTTGSSIMPHKKNPDVWEIMRGKCNRLQALPNDVAMMTTNLPSGYHRELQLLKELLFPAFTELKNCLHMATFMLQNIEVKTNILDDAKYTYLFSVEEVNKQVLSGVPFRDAYKQVGLAIEQGNFNPEKTVNHTHEGSIGNLGNEHISAAFNELLSSFNFDKVEQAVAGLIR from the coding sequence ATGAGCAAACTTTGGCAAAAAACCACCAACGTTAACCAGTTAGTAGAAGATTTTACCGTAGGCCGCGACCGCGAGTTTGACCGCCAGATGGCCGCTTTTGATGTATTAGGTTCGCTGGCGCATACGCGCATGCTGCAAAGCATCAACCTGATGAGTGCTGAGGATCTTAAGCTGGTACAGGGCGAGCTGAAAAACATCTATAAAGAGATTGCCAACGGCGATTTTGTAATAGAGGACCATGTTGAGGATGTACACTCGCAGGTAGAACTGCTGCTTACCCGCCGCATTGGCGAGGCCGGCAAAAAAATTCACAGCGGCCGTTCACGTAACGACCAGGTACTGGTTGACCTGAAATTATTTTTTCGCCATGAGTTACAGCAGGTGGTTACTGAAACCGAAAGTTTGTTCAAGCAATTAATAGCATTGAGCGAAAAGCATAAGGATGTTTTACTGCCTGGTTATACCCATTTGCAGGTGGCTATGCCGTCATCGTTCGGCCTGTGGTTTGGCGCTTATGCCGAAAGCCTGGCCGATGACCTGGAACTGGTGCTGGCCGCTTACAAGATCACCAATAAAAATCCATTAGGTTCGGCGGCGGGTTATGGTTCATCGTTCCCGCTTAACCGCACGCTTACCACCCAGTTGCTGGGGTTTGATCGCCTTAACTATAACGTAGTTTACGCACAAATGGGCCGGGGTAAAACCGAGCGCATTATCGCACAGGCGCTATCATCCATAGCGGCAACGCTGGCTAAAATGGCAATGGACCAATGCCTGTACCTCAGCCAGAACTTCGCCTTTGTAAGCTACCCGGAAAACCTGACCACCGGCAGCAGCATAATGCCGCATAAAAAAAATCCGGATGTATGGGAAATTATGCGCGGTAAATGTAACCGCCTGCAAGCCCTGCCCAATGATGTAGCCATGATGACCACCAACCTGCCATCAGGCTATCACCGCGAACTGCAACTGCTAAAAGAGCTATTGTTCCCGGCCTTTACGGAACTAAAAAATTGCCTGCACATGGCCACCTTTATGCTGCAAAACATCGAGGTAAAAACCAATATTCTGGATGATGCCAAGTACACCTACCTCTTCAGCGTAGAAGAAGTGAATAAACAGGTATTAAGCGGCGTACCTTTCCGTGATGCTTACAAGCAGGTAGGTTTAGCTATTGAGCAAGGTAACTTTAACCCCGAAAAAACAGTAAATCATACTCACGAAGGTAGCATTGGCAACCTCGGCAATGAGCACATCAGCGCGGCGTTCAATGAATTATTATCAAGCTTTAATTTTGATAAAGTTGAGCAGGCGGTAGCGGGTTTAATACGATAA
- a CDS encoding multidrug efflux SMR transporter, which translates to MNWFILILAGLCEVGFTTCLGKAKEASGSLYWSWIGGFLFFLTVSMILLYKATQTLPLGTAYAVWTGIGAVGTVIIGILFFKEPASFWRLFFIATLISSIVGLKFVSSH; encoded by the coding sequence ATGAACTGGTTTATACTCATTTTAGCCGGCCTTTGCGAGGTTGGCTTTACCACCTGTTTGGGTAAAGCCAAAGAAGCTTCGGGCAGCCTGTATTGGTCGTGGATCGGCGGCTTTTTGTTTTTTTTAACTGTGAGCATGATCCTGCTATACAAAGCTACCCAAACGCTGCCGCTGGGCACAGCCTACGCCGTATGGACGGGCATTGGCGCGGTAGGCACGGTAATTATAGGTATCCTGTTTTTTAAAGAGCCGGCCAGCTTCTGGCGTTTATTTTTTATCGCCACGCTGATAAGTTCAATTGTTGGGCTTAAATTTGTATCCTCACATTAA
- a CDS encoding acyl transferase, translating into MNKPGKEQIFSINNDAEFNRAVIDVFSYQAEHNIVYKEFLSGLNVDAASVNKVSSIPFLPVEFFKSQAVVTSHDDIEVTFTSSGTTGIITSCHHVADVSWYVESFRKAFGLFYGDIKNYTVLALLPSYLEREGSSLIYMAEDLIKQSNNPDSGFYLYNHADLFHQLKKQQELKRPTLLLGVTFALLNFIELYPIDFPELIVMETGGMKGRRKEMIRDELHATLCQGFGVSAIHSEYGMTELLSQAYSKGEGVFNCPPWMRIITRDPNDPLSLMETGKTGGVNIIDLANINSCSFIATQDLGKVYADGSFEILGRFDNSDIRGCNLLIA; encoded by the coding sequence ATGAACAAACCCGGTAAAGAACAAATATTTTCTATCAACAATGATGCTGAGTTTAACCGCGCCGTAATTGATGTGTTCAGTTACCAGGCTGAGCATAACATTGTTTACAAGGAGTTTTTAAGCGGATTAAATGTTGATGCAGCTTCGGTAAACAAGGTTAGCAGCATTCCGTTTTTGCCGGTGGAGTTCTTTAAATCGCAGGCGGTAGTTACCTCGCACGATGATATTGAGGTTACCTTTACCAGTTCGGGCACTACCGGCATAATTACCAGCTGCCACCATGTTGCCGATGTAAGCTGGTATGTGGAGAGTTTTCGCAAGGCATTTGGTTTATTTTATGGCGATATAAAGAATTATACGGTACTGGCCCTGCTGCCCTCCTACCTGGAGCGAGAAGGTTCATCGCTTATTTATATGGCTGAGGATCTGATCAAACAATCAAACAATCCCGACAGCGGTTTTTACCTGTACAATCATGCCGACCTGTTTCATCAGCTTAAAAAACAGCAGGAGCTTAAAAGGCCAACATTATTATTAGGCGTAACCTTTGCCCTGCTCAATTTCATTGAGCTCTACCCGATAGATTTCCCGGAGCTGATTGTGATGGAAACCGGGGGCATGAAAGGCCGCCGTAAGGAAATGATCCGTGATGAACTGCACGCTACGCTTTGCCAGGGCTTTGGCGTTAGTGCGATACATTCGGAATACGGCATGACGGAACTGCTCTCGCAGGCTTATTCAAAAGGCGAGGGTGTATTTAACTGCCCGCCCTGGATGCGCATCATCACCCGCGACCCAAATGACCCGTTAAGTTTAATGGAAACGGGCAAAACGGGCGGCGTTAACATTATTGATCTGGCTAATATCAACTCCTGTTCTTTTATTGCCACGCAGGATTTGGGTAAGGTTTATGCCGACGGCTCCTTTGAGATACTTGGACGCTTTGATAATTCGGACATTCGCGGCTGTAATTTACTGATAGCCTAA
- a CDS encoding lipid-binding SYLF domain-containing protein: MKTLKFLKLPLLLSVFFILTSAADAGKETERINKSTEVLTAFTKMKESIPHELLQEYQGLVVIPKLINAGFGIGGKRGKGVAMVKLADGSWSDPVFITMTGGSIGFQIGVQSVDLVLVFKSKGVLTKVKNGDFTIGGDVSATAGPVGRSSSASTDHELDAEIYSYSRSKGLFAGISINGSNLAIDKTSIANFYGANATSQDIFASSKNSTEAVKTLKATLAKM, translated from the coding sequence ATGAAAACGTTAAAATTCTTAAAACTCCCGCTTTTGTTAAGCGTGTTTTTTATACTGACTTCGGCCGCTGACGCAGGCAAGGAAACTGAAAGAATAAACAAATCAACCGAGGTGCTTACGGCATTTACCAAGATGAAAGAGAGCATACCGCACGAATTGTTGCAGGAATACCAGGGCCTTGTTGTAATACCCAAGTTGATTAACGCGGGCTTTGGCATTGGAGGTAAACGCGGCAAAGGCGTGGCCATGGTAAAACTGGCCGACGGTAGCTGGAGCGACCCGGTATTTATAACCATGACCGGCGGTAGCATCGGTTTCCAGATTGGTGTTCAATCGGTGGATCTGGTGCTGGTGTTTAAAAGCAAAGGCGTGCTAACCAAGGTTAAAAACGGCGACTTTACCATCGGTGGTGATGTGTCGGCAACGGCTGGTCCGGTTGGCCGCAGTTCGAGCGCCAGTACCGATCATGAGTTGGATGCCGAGATCTACTCTTACTCACGTAGTAAAGGATTGTTTGCCGGTATCAGCATTAATGGTTCAAACCTGGCAATAGACAAAACATCCATCGCTAATTTTTACGGCGCTAATGCTACCTCGCAGGATATATTCGCTTCATCAAAAAACAGCACAGAAGCGGTAAAAACCTTAAAAGCAACGTTGGCTAAAATGTAA
- a CDS encoding YwbE family protein, whose product MAGIPTFRLTSEGGGNNGQRREDIYPGLEVDIILKKDQRSGKRTRGIVEKLLTSAAYHSRGIKVRLEDGQVGRVAEIIGD is encoded by the coding sequence ATGGCAGGCATACCCACATTCAGGCTCACCAGCGAAGGCGGCGGCAATAACGGCCAGCGCCGCGAGGATATTTACCCCGGCCTTGAGGTTGATATCATCCTGAAAAAAGATCAGCGCAGCGGCAAACGCACCCGCGGCATTGTTGAAAAACTGCTCACCAGCGCGGCCTATCATTCGCGCGGTATAAAAGTAAGGTTAGAGGATGGGCAGGTTGGTCGTGTTGCCGAAATCATCGGCGACTAA